The Aricia agestis chromosome 22, ilAriAges1.1, whole genome shotgun sequence DNA segment CGCCACGTAACTATATTATTGGCAACACACAAGACGTCTTAACTCTTATCTATGGTTAAGAATTATACGTCATTTATGTTACTTTTTAtaaatgttactcttaaattaaataactattaacctaaaaatatacaaaaaatcagctggttagggttccgttttagggtaccgtagtcaaccaagttttgttgattacagaactctaaaacggaaccctaaccagttgattttttgtatattggtagatttatctatactaatattataaagcggaagagtttgttagtttgtttgtttgtttgaacgcgctaatctcaagaactaccagtccgatttgaaaaattatttcagtgttagatagcccatttatcgaggaaggcttcaggctatattttatcacgctaagactaataggagcgaagaaatagaggaaagtgtggaaacaacgggggaaaattatttgaaagggcttatttgaacgcactaatctcaggaattactggtctaatttgaatttttttttcagttttagatagcccatttattgagaaaggctataggataTATTTCATCATGTtaaaactaatagaagcgaagaaatagagaaaagtgtggtaaaaacgggggaaattatttgaaatggcttatttgaacgcgctaatctcaggaactactggtccgatttcaaaaattctttcaatgttagagagtccatttatcgagaaaggctataggctatatcttaTCACACAAAGACTAATAAGAGGGAaggaatagaggaaagtgtggaaaaacggaggaaattatttgaaagggcttatctcacgaactactggagcaatgtttctgttatttggcacagataagaagtagaccacgtgaataatcataggctattttttgtggactaatttgtctgtgaaatatctaatttacgcgggcgaagccgcgcagaaCGTTATATTACGCGTGGttacgacatcacgcgtaaacggctggacctattttgctgaaatttggtataaagatactttgaatcccgaaaaagaacataggatacattttgtctcggaaaaatgtacggttactgcacaatatacttttatgatttgcgcgtaaactattcaatctattttgatggaatttggtatggatatactttgagtctcgggaaaggacaaagaatactaattttgtcccggaaaatgtacggttcccgcacaatacacttttatgattatcgcctaaaccagggcttcccaaacctATTTGTACTGTGAtgcccttgggactttgccatttctttaccacgcccctcaacccagcccccaaaaatactttctaattttagaactagCCTACCCAACATAGGTTATCGTAAAACACTATTTGGACATTTATATATGGTTACtaggaaataatgaccaaatcaaaacacAAGCATAAGCGAGCAAGGCTGGCTAAAGTGAACgatgcgcttgcttttctgagcatatCTTGTGAAACCGGGGATATACACTCCCCGGGATATATGAAAGACATAATGGGCGAGGTgtttactcgatttggttgtgttgacatgcgacgccctTGGGACAATGTTGCGATGCACCGGGGCGTCACGACGCACAGTTCGGGAAGCCctggcctaaactatttaatcaattttggcatggagattggagatactaatttgaatctgggacaaggaatgtttttgtcccggaaaaatgtgcggttcccacataatatactttctgaTTTGtgcgtaaacgattcaatcgatgtacgggaacaactataaactaaagtccacgcggacgaagtcgcgggcaacagctagtagttatataatttaagagtaagaTTGtgctacaaatagaacaatccatattttaggaccatcaaatcaaagtatgaagtCCTTTCTATCTCCGTTAACTATCAAGATTTTTCGAAAaccagacgtgcgagtaagtacgcggacttacggctcgacgatcttaatcgcctgtgtgtcagcaaagagccgcgagccgcgagcctgggggcatggtaatccagtacGAGCCATtgtcgtgtgtcaccgacgcgagccgagtaagttcgcgaactgaAAACaagcgtactttaagttcgtacgtctataaGGCCTTTTAGTTAATGTTACTACTTGTATATTGGTGTAATGCGCAAGCAAGTGATGTACACGTGGATTGGTTCAGTATCACATGAGAATATTTTGTTCAGGTATCAAACACGAGGACGAGCGACCCAACACAGATGACTGCGAGGGGCGAGGCCATGCCAGCGCAGCACAGGCCAGCAAGACACCCCACACCTGTGATGTTTGTTTGAAGAACTATTCAACAAGAAGCAATTTACTGAGGCACATGAAAACTAATACATGCTCATTTAGCTGTGACACATGCtcaatttctttttcaaataaACAAGCTTTGACTGAACACATAAACTGTGTTCATACTGGCGAGAAACCATTTAGCTGTGACATTTGTCTTAGTGAATTTACTACAACAAAAGAGTTGGCTGAACACACCCACACACACACAGCACAGTCCAGCAAGATACTTCACACCTGTGATGTTTGTTTGAAGAATTATTCATCAAGAAGGTATTTACTGAATCACATGCAAACTCATACATACTCATTTAGCTGTGAAACATGTTCAAAAAATTTTTGCAGTCAAAAAACTTTGGATGAACACACAAGAGTTCATACAGGCGAGAAACCATTTAGTTGTGACATGTGTTCAAAGAAGTTTGCTACAAAAATAAGGTTGACTAAACACAAAAAAGTTCATACAGATGAGAAACAATATCGCTgtaatgtttgttttaagaatttTCGTGAAAAGAGCAATTTGAATTCACATATTTACAGCGTTCACATAGGCGAGAAACCATTTAGTTGTGACATATGTTCAAAGaatttttctacaaaaaaagaATTGACTATACACACAACAAATCATACGGGCGAGAAACCATTTAGTTGTGACATATGTTCAAAGAAATTTTTACTGAAAAGCATATTGATTGGACACATAAGAGTTCATACAGGCGAGAAACCATTTAGTTGTGACAAGTGTTCAAAgaagttttatacaaaaacagGGTTGACTAAACACACAATAGTTCATACAGATGAGAAATCATATAGCTgtaatgtttgttttaagaatttTCGTTTTAAGTGCAATTTGAATTCACACATTTACAGAGTTCACATAGGCGAGAAACCATTTAGTTGTGACATATGTTCAAAGAAGTTTTCTACAAAAAAAGAATTGACTGTACACACAACAGTTCATTCGGGCGAGAAACCATTTAGTTGTGACATTTGTTCAAAGAAATTTGCACAGAAAAGCAATTTGATTGTACACACAAGAAAACATACAAGCCAGTGATGTTTGTCCAAAGAAATTTCGTACGAAAAGTGATTAGACTGTATTAAGTCCAGTGTGTGCATACTTGACTTAATACAGGCGagatgcttcaactcccaagcggccacatgcggccgcgattACAACAGATAAGtcataagctattgtgtctggtttttccacgatcgagatGTTAAAcacaacaacaaaaaagaattatgaaaataaagcttaaaaattcaaattttttataaattttggtttttatttgttttattcgaCAAAATTCTCTGTGCAAGCGTAGTCCATAAGTTTAGCTTTCAAATGAGATCTTTTTCATCTTCATTAGATATTTACAAGTATTGGTCATATTAGTGTGAAAGTCTGACAAAAACTAAGATGGCTGAAAGaaggaagaaataaaaatacagaGAGGAGTGAGGCAAGGAGACCCacttcttccttgatcatagatttttgacatttgctgagagattggatccaatacggtcatagaaataggtgttgccagttatttaatataaaaaagagtttttaatttcttgttcgttaatatgtttcaaataatgtaatgtaattatttttctaattatatactcggataatcttgctgaaataacaaaaaacaagccatattaaaaatgacgatgtcttttgacacatcgaattctctgagatctagtaaccctgacgtcaatacctgtcagcgttagcgctctccattggcaattgaaaccacatatgacgtaaaataggatcaatgaaatatgataatgtaatatacagatatgatcaaatgatcatatatattggatcctatgtatgatcatagaaatgatcatattaacaactattattacttattgataTTTGACTGACTTAAACCAATAATGTTATTAAGTGTAATATTTAAGATGATTTACAATTAATGTATCATTCAAACTGTAAAGCAAATAGCATGGACGTATAAAAATAGGCGGACGGAGTTCCACCATACACAGCACTATGTCCTCAGAGTCGGCCAGGCTGACTGCACGTACACGGTCCGCACGCACACATTCTTACGCTAGTCCGGCCATTTGACTGGCGTAAAAATGTGTGCGTGGCCGACTCTGAAGACACAGTGATGTGTTTAATAAGACTCCCGACTCCGTCCGCCTTTTTTTACGTCCACGGCATTAGTCAAGGGCGTATATAAGAagggtgtcctgggggtccggacccccccccccccattactatccatcttacttgtccgaTTTTGACAATTatatatgtacctcgccgattaaaatcgatGCGGTacaggtataaaaaaatatttttgatttcctaaacacgttgcctattttctgctgcggaacccttcataggcgattccaactcgcacatggccgcttttttacgttagggatcCTCCCCTTATCAATAAGTATAATACGCCCGTGGCATTAGACTAACAGTTTTTTGTGAAATTGATTGCGCAAAACTAGGACCACCAAGATACAGGCTTTGCCTAGTTTGGTGTCCACTGATAAATCTTGTACAACGTATTTTATTTCGCAAAGTGTTATGTTATTAAGATAAGTCTAGTGTGTTATTAACTGTATATTAATCTGGACTGTAACGTTGTCTTATGTATTGTTGTGGTGGATAACAAATAAAGCACGTCGAGATCATCGACAAAATATGTAAGACACTTCTAGAATACTTATCACCTTATTGTACCATatataatatgcaaataaagaatattattattattaaaaaagaaaactgtTTAATAAATGCATTCTACCCGTTCTAACATATGGGTGCCAAACTTGGGCACTAACACAAGCTCATACGAGTATGCTCTAAATTGGGCAGAGGGCTAAGAAGAGAAGTATGATTGGAAAGAAAAGAATAGACATgaacagaaaattaaaaaaccgacttaaaagtaaaaatattaagtaatttttacTCTTTAGTAGTGCCTCTATCATTATTTGCCTAAGCCttaactatagtctgtcaagaaagtgtagaaattaaaaagtggcaacatcgtagtgtcatcccttttttcctGGCTTAGAGCATTAAACCAGCCTGGTTTAATGCTCTAAGCTTTTTTCTTTCTAACAGAAATAGAGAGGATTTCGTAATTTGGCTTGATGGTCCTATAATATCGATTGccctatttgtaggacaataatactcttaaattatataactattaatctatcaatacacaaaaaatctgcttgttagggttccgttataggtaTTCTGTAATCATAATAAGTATTCTTctgacatgtgtctagttatcatggtatagaaatcagatttctcacgtgatgggtaatttatatatatttttttaatattgaaatgtcgtcggatctgtcagattaaaaagaaaagaaagaataggagatgtttagtataccccaaagaaccttccatataaagcactgacgattcaaaggttatttAAGCCTGTAGGAGCCTGTaggggacattttaaaatatagaaaaattaagcttcatattttctcaactaagcttcgcagatattttattttgctcttaaCTAAATgattagtccttgttgtctaaaatatatatttataactagctgttgcccgcgacttcgtccgcgtggacttcagtttatagcgcgcgatgtcaacaaaattggtgtca contains these protein-coding regions:
- the LOC121738209 gene encoding gastrula zinc finger protein XlCGF57.1-like isoform X1; protein product: MFNKSCCSICLSENKRIINIYGTDLQNVYEKLAEFKVKAELCFLCYICRARLQQVANLQNIVTSSGQLTKTLVHLTTQNIENETVQDHVVLVKQEPLEFENVQYRHMEHDDVPIKFEMEITEYTCEIEITDKGIDYGVKEEKTTNQHGNEIDGTVQDSRVVDCIVRPSQSDINKHVHQSPTTHLVVEDPKGWGGQPKGKGIKHEDERPNTDDCEGRGHASAAQASKTPHTCDVCLKNYSTRSNLLRHMKTNTCSFSCDTCSISFSNKQALTEHINCVHTGEKPFSCDICLSEFTTTKELAEHTHTHTAQSSKILHTCDVCLKNYSSRRYLLNHMQTHTYSFSCETCSKNFCSQKTLDEHTRVHTGEKPFSCDMCSKKFATKIRLTKHKKVHTDEKQYRCNVCFKNFREKSNLNSHIYSVHIGEKPFSCDICSKNFSTKKELTIHTTNHTGEKPFSCDICSKKFLLKSILIGHIRVHTGEKPFSCDKCSKKFYTKTGLTKHTIVHTDEKSYSCNVCFKNFRFKCNLNSHIYRVHIGEKPFSCDICSKKFSTKKELTVHTTVHSGEKPFSCDICSKKFAQKSNLIVHTRKHTSQ
- the LOC121738209 gene encoding gastrula zinc finger protein XlCGF57.1-like isoform X2, producing MFNKSCCSICLSENKRIINIYGTDLQNVYEKLAEFKVKAELCFLCYICRARLQQVANLQNIVTSSGQLTKTLVHLTTQNIENETVQDHVVLVKQEPLEFENVQYRHMEHDDVPIKFEMEITEYTCEIEITDKGIDYGVKEEKTTNQHGNEIDGTVQDSRVVDCIVRPSQSDINKHVHQSPTTHLVVEDPKGWGGQPKGKGIKHEDERPNTDDCEGRGHASAAQASKTPHTCDVCLKNYSTRSNLLRHMKTNTCSFSCDTCSISFSNKQALTEHTHTHTAQSSKILHTCDVCLKNYSSRRYLLNHMQTHTYSFSCETCSKNFCSQKTLDEHTRVHTGEKPFSCDMCSKKFATKIRLTKHKKVHTDEKQYRCNVCFKNFREKSNLNSHIYSVHIGEKPFSCDICSKNFSTKKELTIHTTNHTGEKPFSCDICSKKFLLKSILIGHIRVHTGEKPFSCDKCSKKFYTKTGLTKHTIVHTDEKSYSCNVCFKNFRFKCNLNSHIYRVHIGEKPFSCDICSKKFSTKKELTVHTTVHSGEKPFSCDICSKKFAQKSNLIVHTRKHTSQ
- the LOC121738209 gene encoding gastrula zinc finger protein XlCGF57.1-like isoform X3; this encodes MFNKSCCSICLSENKRIINIYGTDLQNVYEKLAEFKVKAELCFLCYICRARLQQVANLQNIVTSSGQLTKTLVHLTTQNIENETVQDHVVLVKQEPLEFENVQYRHMEHDDVPIKFEMEITEYTCEIEITDKGIDYGVKEEKTTNQHGNEIDGTVQDSRVVDCIVRPSQSDINKHVHQSPTTHLVVEDPKGWGGQPKGKGIKHEDERPNTDDCEGRGHASAAQASKTPHTCDVCLKNYSTRSNLLRHMKTNTCSFSCDTCSISFSNKQALTEHTHTAQSSKILHTCDVCLKNYSSRRYLLNHMQTHTYSFSCETCSKNFCSQKTLDEHTRVHTGEKPFSCDMCSKKFATKIRLTKHKKVHTDEKQYRCNVCFKNFREKSNLNSHIYSVHIGEKPFSCDICSKNFSTKKELTIHTTNHTGEKPFSCDICSKKFLLKSILIGHIRVHTGEKPFSCDKCSKKFYTKTGLTKHTIVHTDEKSYSCNVCFKNFRFKCNLNSHIYRVHIGEKPFSCDICSKKFSTKKELTVHTTVHSGEKPFSCDICSKKFAQKSNLIVHTRKHTSQ